A single genomic interval of Nymphalis io chromosome 30, ilAglIoxx1.1, whole genome shotgun sequence harbors:
- the LOC126779844 gene encoding protein artemis-like encodes MMSSIRYLMKSPFHGKIKEIPGVYVDNFEKAERRNARAYFLSHYNSDHIQRLHSAQLLDVLLKKNITIYTTELTAAIINDDKHDERIMKCVRALKMGSTQISLPGLPERDIPELCLTVTLIPASHSAASTMFLFSTTTHNILFIGEYHINHKDLPSFKHLHVDDKPIKLDAMYVDTTMQHLDCENFTKRSNGVQRMIFEIRCWLNWNENNAIAIHTSDKYDYEFVFNEIYKQLNMKVFVHSERWSFYSSIQELVPGVTNNEESTRIHLCRNRSEDSSHTSCVQKCHNNYLLVDVFPMPWQNYKDGKCSVSRVTQEQRLDVAAVNENRKKDCFANSQIATLTEKDMTWSPDREEERGDMRSFSARRD; translated from the exons atgatgtcatccatacGGTATCTAATGAAAAGTCCTTTCCATGGAAAAATTAAAGAGATCCCGGGTGTGTATGTTGATAACTTCGAAAAAGCTGAACGTCGAAACGCTAGAGCTTACTTCCTGAGCCATTATAACTCAGACCACATACAAAGGCTACATTCAGCTCAGCTATTAGACGTTTTGTTGAAGAAGAACATCACAATATATACGACCGAGCTGACAGCAGCTATTATAAATGACGACAAACATGATGAGAGAATTATGAAATGCGTTCGAGCTCTAAAAATGG gcTCGACACAAATATCATTGCCTGGTTTGCCTGAACGAGACATACCGGAATTGTGTCTCACTGTCACATTGATACCAGCCAGTCACAGCGCTGCatcaacaatgtttttattctcaACAACGACACATAACATTCTGTTTATCGGAGAATACCATATCAATCATAAAGACTTGCCAAGCTTCAAGCATCTGCATGTTGACGATAAACCCATAAAATTGGATGCGATGTACGTTGACACAACCATGCAGCATTTGGATTGCGAAAACTTCACGAAGCGATCTAACGGTGTACAAagaatgatatttgaaattagatGTTGGTTGAACTGGAATGAGAATAATGCAATTGCAATACACACATctgataaatatgattatgaatttgtctttaatgagatatacaaacaattaaacatgaaaGTATTCGTGCATTCGGAAAGATGGAGTTTTTACag TTCAATACAGGAATTAGTGCCCGGGGTGACAAATAACGAAGAATCTACTAGAATACATTTATGTAGAAACAGAAGCGAGGATAGTTCACACACCTCATGTGTACagaaatgtcataataattacttacttgtAGATGTATTCCCTATGCCATGGCAGAATTACAAAGATGGAAAATGCTCAGTTTCGCGCGTGACCCAGGAGCAGCGGCTGGAC gtAGCAGCAGTAaacgaaaatagaaaaaaagattgttttgctaactcgcaaatagccacacTAACTGAAAAAGACA TGACCTGGAGTCCCGACCGAGAAGAAGAAAGAGGCGATATGCGCTCCTTCTCCGCCCGCCGCGACTAG
- the LOC126780123 gene encoding U-Kazal-Dg21.2-like encodes MSVTLVLLFFLISDYADCARPTRYNHTRPSSKYNNPNFIRDRYLDEIWKPMMDETWVNRFNKLFNPTWMDYCDPYHCNDYHKIACGLNRKTMRFKWFQSGCHIILHNKCANYRGNLKYDMVDTNFCMQYVMFLRNGCPSHCPDDLDPVCGASSIDKHVVLFKNKCFFERANCQSGILEEYEKVDLRVCSYVINL; translated from the exons atgTCAGTGACGttagtacttttattttttttaatttctgattaCGCTG atTGTGCACGTCCTACGCGTTATAATCATACcag ACCATcgtctaaatataataatccaaATTTCATTCGAGACAGATATCTCG ATGAAATATGGAAGCCCATGATGGACGAGACGTGGGTCAACCGTTTCAATAAGCTATTCAACCCTACGTGGATGGATTATTGTGACCCATACCATTGCAACGATTACCACAAGATAGCGTGCGGGTTGAACAGGAAAACGATGCGTTTCAAATGGTTCCAGAGCGGatgtcatattatattacataacaagTGTGCAAACTATCGAGGAAATTTGA aATACGATATGGTGGACACAAATTTCTGTATGCAATATGTCATGTTTTTACGAAACGGCTGTCCGTCGCATTGCCCAGACGATTTGGACCCCGTGTGTGGAGCTAGCAGTATTGACAAACATgttgtactttttaaaaataaatgctttttcGAACGTGCGAACTGTCAAAGTGGCATTTTAGAAG AGTACGAAAAGGTTGACTTGCGAGTATGCAGCTacgttataaatttgtaa